The Acidobacteriaceae bacterium nucleotide sequence GAGTTGCAGGCTGCGGGTGTGGCTGCGGATGTGCCTTGCGCCGCGGTGAGCCATGCGGCGCGGCCGGAGCAGACGTTTGTGGCTTGCCGGTTGGAGGAGCTGGATGCGCTGGTGTGTGGGCCGGCTCCGGTGATGCTGATGGTCGGGCGGGCGATGGAGCCTTTGCTGGCAGCCGAGGGTGAGTCGGTGGTGTCGCCGGTGGAGGAAGTTGTGGCGGCCTTGGGCGAGAAGCGGGAACGCTGACTTTCGCGGCTGTGTGGGGGAGAGCCTCGACGCAGAGGGCGCGAAGGACGCTGAGGGTACGCAAAGGTGTTTGTGGTGTTGTGGTGCCTGTGGCTCGCTGAGAGAAGTGCTTGAACGCGAAGTTCGCTAAGTTTAAGCGCGAAGTACGCGAAGGGATGTCCTGGCTGATGTCATGATGCCCTGACTGTATCGTGATCTCTCTGGCTGATGTTCTGGCTGATAGAGATTGGCTGACAACGCCGGGGTGGCAAAGATAGGCTGACAACGCTAGCGGGCCCGGAGATCATCTCCGGGCCCGCTAGCGTTATTGCTTTTACTGTTTCTTGTCTAACGTCTAATCGTCTAACGTCTGCCGGGTTACCTGGTGGCAGGGGCTTTGGTGAGGGGTGTGGTGATGTCGTCGAGGAGGTCTTTCTTCGAGTCATCACGCACCAGGGAGGGGTAGCGTTCGCCGTCGTGGTAGTCGATGGTGGCGGGGTGGATGAAGCCCTGGCTTTCGATCAGGAGCTGGATCGGAGCCGAGTTGCCCTTGGCCGCATCGATGGCGGAGATCAGCGCGTCAGCGTCGAAGACCTTGCCGTTGACGGCTACGATGCGCTGGCCGGGAGCGAGCTTGGCCTTGTCGGAAGGGCCGCCCCAGCGAACGTCGCCGATGCTGCCGTCCTTCTTGACGGTGAGGCCGACGGAGTACCAGAAGCTGGGACCGCCGCGGAGGCCGGTGAAGCTCTTGTCGGTGGGGTTGGGCTTGTCAGTGAAGACGAGCTTGTAACCGCCGCGCTCGATGCCTGCGAGGTCAGCGTGCGGGTTGATGAGGTCGACGCGGTCGTGGAGGAACTTCGCCCAGTCGTACTTCACCACCTCGTTGAGGTCGGTGATGATCTCTGCGCGGTTGTAAGGGACGATGAGCGGGCCGGTGTTGCCGCCCTTGGCGAGGAAGATCTGCAGGAAGTCGGTGAGGGACTTCTTGTTGTTGGTCATTTCGCGAATGAGGGTGTCGGCGTCGAGCCAGAGGAGCTCGCCTTCCTGGTAGTAGTCCTGTCCGCGACGGTAGTTGGCCCAGGTGGCGTCGCGTCCGCGAAGGATGCTGGCCGCGATGGCGGTGTCGTCGGTGGAGCGCCAGGTGCGGCCGGACTTGTACTCCAGGTTCGCGGCGGACATGGCGAGCATGTCGCGGTACTGCGACTGGTTCTTGAGGCCGGAGCGTGTGGCGAGGACGTTGCCGAGGTACTGCGTCATGCCTTCGTAGACCCAGAGGAGTTCGCCCTGCTGCATTGTGGCGAAGTCAGGCTGGTAGAGCTTGTCGGGGCGGCGATACTTGCCATTCCAGGAGTGAGTGAACTCGTGGGCGAGCAGGTCGGCTTCCATGATCTTCATGACGGGGTTGGCGAAGCCCTTTTCGCCGATGCCGTTGTCGGAGGACTGGCCGTGTTCGAGGCCTTCACCGCCTGCGACGTCCGAGAGCGTGAGCAGGAAGTGGTAGTCGTTGTAGTGGTGCGAGTTGTAGGCGGTGGTGGCTTCGCGGACGAGGTTGGCGATCTCAGAGAGCGTAGCGGGGTTCAGCTTCGAGTCTTCGGGGGAGTCCGAGGCGACGTCGATGAAGTGCGCGGGCTTGACGTCGGGGGCGAGGGCGAACTCGTGGAAGTACTCGCCGGCGAGGACGGGGGAGTCCTCAAGCTGCTCGACGGTGGTGGGCTTGAACTCGATGGTGCCGCCGGGCCTGGTGTTGGGGTCGTAAGGCTTGACGGGTACGAGCGCGGTGCCGACGCCCCAGCCTGCGGGGACGATCACGGTGGGCTGGATGGCGATGTCGCGGACGGGGATGTGCGCGGGGTAGAGCAGGAGCTTTTCCCACTCGAGCATGGCGAGGTGGTCGGAGAGATGGTCGCCTTCGATGCAGTCGAGGTGGGCGTGAACGCTGGTGACTCCGGCGGGAACGTCGACGTGGAACTCGTAGAGATCGGTGTCGTCACGACGCCAGGCGAGGGTCTTGCCGTTGGCGGTAAAGACGACACCGACGATGTTCTGCACGGGGCCGGTGGCGCGGTGGTTGCCGGGGATCCAGGCGGGAGTGGTGAAGGTGTTGGGGCCGGGCTTGACGGGGAGGTC carries:
- a CDS encoding M61 family peptidase; translated protein: MQRRSLVFASLALAAAPAFAQQPIRITADFTDAPRRLYHAEVDLPVKPGPNTFTTPAWIPGNHRATGPVQNIVGVVFTANGKTLAWRRDDTDLYEFHVDVPAGVTSVHAHLDCIEGDHLSDHLAMLEWEKLLLYPAHIPVRDIAIQPTVIVPAGWGVGTALVPVKPYDPNTRPGGTIEFKPTTVEQLEDSPVLAGEYFHEFALAPDVKPAHFIDVASDSPEDSKLNPATLSEIANLVREATTAYNSHHYNDYHFLLTLSDVAGGEGLEHGQSSDNGIGEKGFANPVMKIMEADLLAHEFTHSWNGKYRRPDKLYQPDFATMQQGELLWVYEGMTQYLGNVLATRSGLKNQSQYRDMLAMSAANLEYKSGRTWRSTDDTAIAASILRGRDATWANYRRGQDYYQEGELLWLDADTLIREMTNNKKSLTDFLQIFLAKGGNTGPLIVPYNRAEIITDLNEVVKYDWAKFLHDRVDLINPHADLAGIERGGYKLVFTDKPNPTDKSFTGLRGGPSFWYSVGLTVKKDGSIGDVRWGGPSDKAKLAPGQRIVAVNGKVFDADALISAIDAAKGNSAPIQLLIESQGFIHPATIDYHDGERYPSLVRDDSKKDLLDDITTPLTKAPATR